CACCGGAAGATTACGGGCAAACTCATGATACGGTTGAATTTTAATGCTTCCGGCAGTGATATCCGGGCTTCGACGCAGAAGATTAAACAGTCCCATACGAAACTGTCGTGCAAAACGTTCGTTAATGATCTCAAGTGAATGCAACCGTTCACGAACGACGCGACGCTGAGTATTCGGATCATAGGGTTTGATCCCGTCATCCTGCACTGCATTGTTAGCAGTGGTCTCGCTTTCTGCGTTGCTGCCGCCATTTAAAAGGCGGTCAATTTCAGCCTGAGATAATATACTGTCAGACATAGAAATTACCGTAAGATGAATGCGTTAAATAATACATCAGTCACTACCGCACTGTGATTCGGTGCGAGAGGTTTGCTGACGGTCTCTTTTATTTTCTCTGTTAATCCGGTCTTACCTTCATCAGAAGAGATATCTGTTGCCGTCTGATGTGCTAAAAGAATTAATAAACGACTCCGGACTTCCGGCATATATTCTTCCAGCAAGGACTTCGATTCCGCGTCTTTTACCCTCAGCGTGAGACCAATATACAGCACGCGGTCTGAATCATTCGCTTCCGGTTTCAGACTGACGGTGAAGGTGTCCATCTGCACATATACCGGCACCGCTGGCGCCGCATTTTTTACCTTCGCCGGAGCATCACCCTTTGCTCCGGCTTTCATATTCTTCATTTCGTAAAATGTATAGCCCGCAAAAGCACATGCTCCCACAGCAATAAGCATCATTAATAACATAGCCAGGGAACTTTTTTTCCCACCCCCGCTGGCCTTCTGGTTCTTCTTGGACATTATCTGGAAAACCCTGTTGTAAAAATAAGCCGGCGAACAGGCCGTAATAGATGCTCTGATAAGCCGTGCATTCTATTACAGTCGGACACCAGAACAATTCACGAAAGAAATGAAATTAGTGTTGCCAATTCGCTCTATAAATTTTTATGTCAAACAAATGTATTAATACCGTTGGAATAATGGAGAGTTTTGTTACTTATTTCCGGCTTGTCATCGGCCAGATGCGCATTCTCCTGTCCGTCATCTTCTGTGGTTCCCCGGCCGGATGATCCGTCGGACTGCGCGGAAGCACTCCACGACGAAGAAGAAGAGTCAGCGCCGACACTGCTTTGTCCCAGATTGATCCCCGACTCCGCCAGTGATGTACGCAAATGCGGCATCGCCGCTTCCAGTGCAGCACGCACCTGATGGTTCTCGGTGACAAAATGCAGCTGCGCCTGATCGTTATTCAACCGCAGGCTGATTTGCAGCGCGCCTAACTCTTCGGGATGAAGGCGTAACTCCGCATTGTGAATGCCGTTACGTGAAAAATAAGCCAGCTGCTGCCCTACGGCCTGTTGCCACGCCGGGGTGCCCAGCGCCTGATTAATCACCGCCGGAGACGTCGTGACGCCTGTTGCCGGAGCAACCGTCAGCTCGCTGACTGGCGTAACATGCGGTCGCAGGCCGGTTTCCGGTGTCGGCAATGCGGAGCTTTCCTGTCTCACCGGCAGTGCCGGATTCAGTTCAAATCTGGCCGGTGCGGAGGCTGGCTCTTTTGGCGCGGCGTCGGTTTTCGTCATCACAGACAGAAAATCCTTATGCTGATCGGCGCTGGTCTTATCGGTTCCCTGCTTGCCTTCCAGCGAAGCCTGTGCGGCCAGTGCAGCCTGTGAGACGGCTTTCGGCTTCATGCTTTCCGGCATCATAAACGCACTGCCCGGACGTTCCTGGCTAAGTGCAGCCTGGACTTCAGCTACCGGATCCGCCTGAGCTGGCATCACCGGAGCGTCAGTCGTGGGTGCCGGTTGCACAGGCACGGCAGCATTCTGCGTAACGATTTGCTGCAAAGCCAAAAGTTGCGGATCAACAAAAGGCGTCTCAGGCGTCTGCACTTCGGGTGCCGGTTGCGGCATATCCGTGATCAGATCCACCGGTGGTAACTCAGCGGGCAGTACGGGTACGGGAACAGGCACCGGCAGCGGTTCAGCTTCTGCACGGGTATTATCGGGCTGTGGCGTATCAGGTTGCGTCGTCTTCGTATCCTTCGCGGGCAAGGCCGGTTTGGTCGGATAGGCTTTTTCGAGAGAGGTCGCGAAATTCGCCTCACCGGTTTCAGGCGTGGTGCCTTTTTCCGGCATTTTAGTTGGGGTTACACCGCTGACGACAGAGCTGGCCTGGACAATCATAAAAGTTCTCTTCCCATGCAGGCACGCTGCGCAAATTCATCCATGAGCTTTTGCTCCTGTCGGTTTTCTTTCAGCATCCGTACGTCGTCTGCCCGGCTTTTAAGGGTTTCAAACGCATTGAGACGCTGCTTATCGTGGCGCCAGGTCAGCAGTGTTTCATTGACCGTGTTCTGGCATTTCTGCACCTGATTCGCCTGCTGCTTAACGACATTTCCCAGCGAATCAATGAAAGACTGGCGGTTGAGCAAATCAGCCACCGGGATCCCTTTACCGGACACCGTCGCCCGAAGCTGTTGCTGATATTCCAGTTCGAAACTTTCCAGCTGACCGAGTTGTGTCGCCGCCAGCGTATAAGCCTGCTGAACTTTGCCCAGCTCAGCGGTGGTATCTGTCAGTGTTTGCTCTGCAAGTTCACGCAGAAAATCCATCGGATTGGTGATAGCCATAATTAATTAGTCACCTCAGGCTTTGGGTTGGTCTGAAAAAATGGCATCAAGCTTGTCGCCCGCTTCCTGATAACCGCTGCTCTCGTAGATCGCCTGCTGTAAATAGGCTTCCATCTGCGGGTACAGGCGAATGGCTTTATCCAGCAGCGGATCGCTGCCCGCCGCGTAAGCCCCGACGCTGACCAGGTCACGGTTACGCTGATACGAGGAAAGCAACTGCTTGAAGTTTTGGACTTTTTTGTAATGCACCGGCTCGATAAGCTCGGTCATCGCACGGCTGATGGAGGCTTCAATATCAATGGCCGGATAATGGCCGGATTCAGCCAGACGACGCGACAGCACAATGTGTCCGTCGAGGATCGCACGGGCGGAGTCGGCGATCGGATCCTGCTGATCGTCGCCTTCCGTCAGAACGGTGTAAAACGCGGTGATCGACCCCCCTTCTTTCACGCCATTCCCCGCACGTTCAACCAGTGCCGGTAATTTCGCAAACACAGAAGGCGGATACCCTTTGGTCGCCGGAGGTTCACCGATGGCCAGCGCGATCTCACGCTGCGCCATCGCATAGCGGGTCAGGGAATCCATGATCAGCAGGACATCCAGCCCGTTGTCGCGAAAATCTTCGGCGATACGCGTGGCATACACCGCGCCCTGCATACGCAGGATCGGTGAAACGTCCGCCGGGGCGGCAATCACCACAGAACGCTTGCGACCTTCTTCGCCGAGAATATTTTCGATGAAGTCTTTCACTTCGCGGCCACGTTCACCAATCAGGCCGACGACAATCACATCGGCTTTGGTATAACGGGCCATCATGCCCAGCAGCACACTTTTCCCGACGCCGGAACCGGCAAACAGCCCCATACGCTGACCACGACCGACGGTCAGCAGGCCGTTAATCGCACGGACGCCGACGTCCAGCACATTTTTAATCGGGTCACGTAACAGCGGATTCACTGGCGGCGTAAACAGCGGGCCGTGTTGTGCCGTGACGGGCGGCGGCAGGCCATCGAGCGGACGGGCGCTGGCATCCAGCACGCGTCCCAGCAGTTCTCTGCCCAGCGGCAATTGCTTGCCTTTGCTGGCTCCTTCCCCGCTTTCAAGCGCATAAACCCGTGCGCCCGGTAAAATGCCATCGACATTTTCCAGCGGCATCAGATACAAAATCTGGCCGTTAAAGCCGACCACTTCGCTTTCGACTTTATCCACGCCTTCGCGGGAATGACGTTCCACGATGCACAATGTGCCAATGGGCAGTTTCAGCCCGACGGCTTCCATCACCAGTCCGGTGGCGCGGGTTAATTTGCCGTACTGGCGAAAAGGCGGCAGCGAGGTCATCAGCTTCTCTTTTCTGTCGATAGCCTCCAGCCATTTTGCGAGACGCATCGTCATGCCAGATAATCCTCACGACTCAGCTCGCACAGTTCCTGCCAGCGGGTATTCATGGTCGCATCGAACTCGCCTTCTTCCGACGTGATCCGGCATCCGCCCGGCAAGATCTGCGCGTCGCCACGGATATCCCAGCCCATCGACGCCAGTGATTTACCGACGTTATCCTGAACCAGCGCCAGATCATCAGGATTGACCCACAGAATCGCGGTGCCCTTGAACAGCGTTTCCTGCTGTAACAGCTGCTGAATTTTCTCCAGCAAGACGTCATTATCGCAGGTGATATTTTTGCCCAGAATGGAGCGTGCCGCCGTCAGCGACAACTGCACCAGACGCGACGGGATCACGCTGTCGAGGTTGCTGAGGGCAATTTTGAACTCCTCCAGCAGCCGGGCAAAATGCTCGCCGGTTTCACGCTGCTGCGCGCCTGCCTCAGCCAGACCCTGTTCAAAACCTTCTTTGTGACCCTGAGCAAATCCCGCCTCGTGCCCCTGTTTTTTTCCTTCTTCCACACCGCGTGCCTGCCCTTGCGCAAAGCCTTTTTGTTCGGCCTGCTGGCGGATGCGGGATAACTCGGCCTGCAATAATTCATCAGACTGATAGGTTCCCGGCGTATCAATAATGTCATGTTCAGGCTGGCTGAAATCGTCCAGCAGGTTCTGCGGCTTCCAGACCTGCCAGTCAGGCTGCGTTTCGCGATCAGACGTAGGCATCTTCGCTTCCTCCAATCACCACTTCGCCGGTTTCTGCCAGACGGCGGACAATCAGCAAAATGCTCTTCTGCTCGGCTTCCACCTGAGACATACGGATCGGACCGCGTGAACCCAGATCCTCTTTCATGATGTCAGCCTGGCGACGGGACATATTGCGGAAGAACTTCTCACGCAGCGGCCCTTCGGCACCTTTGAGGGCAACGATAAGTGATTCGTTTTCGATTTCCTGCAGGATGCGCTGAATGCTGCGGTCTTCGATTTCCACAAGATTTTCGAACAGGAACATCTCGTCGATAATCTTCTGCGCCAGTTCCTGATCGAACTCGCGAACGGCTTCGATAGCCGCCTCTTCCTGCTGAGATTTCATCAGGTTGAGAATTTCCGCCGCAGGACGTACACCGCCCATTTTGCTGCGCTTGAGATTCTGACCGTGCAGCAGACCGTTGAGCACTTCGGTCAGTTCCTGCAAGGCAGCAGGCTGAACGCCGCCGAAGGTAGCGATACGCAACATAATGTCGTTACGTTCGCGGTCATCGAATTTACTCAGCACATCCGCAGCCTGACCGCGTTTGAGGTGAACCAGAATGGTGGCAATAATCTGCGGGTGTTCGTCGCGGATCAGGTCGAAGACGGTCTGCGGCTCCATAAAGTTGAGCGTCTCGATACCGTTGGTGCCCTGCTGGCTATCCAGCAAGTCCTCGAGCAGGCTTGAGGCACGCTCTTCGCCCAGCGCCTTCACCAGCACACTGCGCAGATACTCATTGGTATTCACGCTCAGTGCCGCGTATTCACTGGAATCCCGCTGGAATTCCTTCAGAACTTCGGCCAGTTGCTCGTGAGTGAAGCCGCCCATATTGACCATTGAACTACTGATCAGTTTGACTTCATGGGTGTTGAGGTGCTTGAACACCTCGGCCGCCAGCCCGTCACCGAGCGTCAGCATGACGATCGCACTTTTATCTGAGGCATTCATCAGGACTTCATCTCCTTATTCATCCACTGGCGAATGACCAGTGCAATAACCCGTGGCTCCTGCTGTGCCAGTTCGCGCAGGCTCTGGGTATTAAGTTCCGTTTCAACGCGCTGCTCGGCCTTGGCTCTCGCGCCGCTTTCTGCACGGCGTGCGCTGGCATCCAGTTCTTCCTGACGTGCCTGTTTCTCAAGTTCCAGCCGTTGCAACACCAGTTCCTGATTGCGCAGCCAGGCAGGCTGCACGGCTTTACGCCACAGGAACCAGGCCACGAGGGCAATCAGCAGATAACGGGCGGCAGACATCAGCAGGTTGATGAAGCCTTCCTGTTTCCAGAACGGCGGTGCTGGTTCTTCTTCCACCGGGGTAAAGGGCGAGTTCACAATGTTGATGGTGTCGCCACGGGCGGCGGAATACCCCATCGTCTCTTTCACCAGCGCATTCACCTGCTCCAGTTGCTCCGGCGTTAACGCCACCGGCGTGCCGTCTTTACCCGGCAGATAGTTGACGACCACGGCAACAGAAAGCCGTTCGATGCTGCCGGTACTGCGCTTGATGTGCGTCAGCGTGCGGTCGAGCTCATAGTTAGTGGTGTTGTCTTTGCGGTTGTTAAACGGCATCGGCGTAGCCACTGTCGTTTCAGCCGTGCCTGCCGCCTGAGTGGCGTTGTTGTTTGCCGCATTGGCCCCCTGCGCAGGTTGATTCGCTACCGGCGGCTGGGTAATGGGCGCGGTCGCCGGCACAGGTGGCTGATTGCTCAGCGCCCCCGGCACACCACCGACGCCATTTTTGCTGCCCTGTTCGGCATCACTGGTCTGGCGGCTGCGGATCGCCATTTTGTCCGGCGATGAATTGGGCTGGTATTGCTCGGCGGTTTGTTCGTGCTGAGTGAAATCAATCTGTGCAGTCACCTGCGCCTTAACGTTATTGCGCCCGACAATCGTGGCGAGGATCGTCTGGATACGCTGCTGGTAATCCGCTTCGACTTCGCTGGTGTATTTGAGCTGCGTCGTCTGCATCGCCTGACCGCCACTTTGGGTCAGCAAGCGTCCGCTCTGATCGACGATGGTAACGTTATCGGCATTCAGCCCCGGCACTGCGCTGGAAATCAGATACGTGATCGCATTCACCTGCCCGGAATCCAGCGTGCGTCCGTTGTTCAGCGTCACGGTGACCGCCGCAGAAGGTGGCTTCTGTTCGCGGACAAACATAGAAGGTTTTGGCATAGCCAGATGCACGCGGGCATTCTGTACCGTGCCGAGCGTTTCAATGGTCCGGGCAAGTTCGCCCTCCAGCGCGCGCTGGTAGTTAACCTGCTCACTGAACTGGCTGATGCCAAATTTTTCCTGATCGAGCAATTCGAAACCCACGGCGCCGCCCTTCGGCAAACCGAGCTGGGCGAGGGTCAGCCGTGCTTCGTGAACTTTATCCTCAGGTACCATGATCGCCCCGCCGCGTTCCTGAAAGCGGTAAGGCACATTCATTTGCGTTAATTGCGCCACGATAGCGCCGCCATCCTGATCGCTGATATTGCTGTACAGGACGCGATAATCTGGCGATTTCGCCCAGAAGATCAGGGCAATAATGATTGAAATTGCCGCAGACGCGCTGATGAGCAATATAATTTTAGGACTCGAACGTAAACGTTCTAATGCTGCCATCAGATTAGCTGTACTTTTGTTTTTAATACCGTTTGTTGTGGCATTCATGCCGTAGTCCTGTAAAAAAATAAATGACGCAATGCAGGCGTATTGTTGCGAATCAGCACTCCGGATACGGATAAGAGAAAGCGAAGCAGTAAATACACAGACAGATTTCCAGTCGCGTATTATCTTCTAATTGCGTTTTTTTTAAACATCAATAAGCTGAAACTTCTGTCAGCTATTCGCATTATTTTATTTACATGACCTTATGTTACGCTGCAGTTATTAAAAACCCACAGAGAGAATAACGGCGAGCTTATTAAGCCGATATAAAGGAATTTCTGATGTCTATTCAATCGATGAAAGGCGTTCTGGATCAAATTAGCTTCCAGGCACAGCAAACGTCGGCCACACAAAAAACACCGTTCATTTCTGATAATAAAAATGTTGAGAAAAAATTACAATTTTCAGACATTTTATTCGACAGTATTAACAATATCAGCCAGGTGCAGAACACCGCCAAGACACAGGCGCAGGACTACATGACCGGTGCGACCGACATCGGGCTGAACGATGTCATGATATCCATGCAGAAATCGTCTGTGGCACTTAATCTGGGTATCCAGGTGCGAAATAAAATGGTCAGTGCTTATCAGGAAGTCATGAGTATGTCTGTTTAAAAGACGTGTTATCTGATGACATAACAGTATCGGAAAAAAACCTCTTTTAAGAAATATGTTCAATATGGCCGGCTGGTCATTTTTTATTTCTTCGCTGTCAATATCTGCCGTACCAACCTACAGGAGATCATCACCTTCCTTATCAATTGGGGAATATGCAGGCAGATATGTCAGTTATTATCCCTTTGGGAATTAAATTCCATCAGTAACAGTTGAACAATTGAAATATGCGACTTCAGGAAGAACTCTCCGATAAAGATTTGCAAAAGATTGCAGAGCTTATCTATCAACGCGCAGGGATTGTATTAAATAGCCAGAAGCGTGACATGGTCTATAACCGTTTGTCCCGCAGGCTACGTGAACTGAAATTAACCCGTTTTGCTGATTATGTGAGTCGCCTGGAATCCAATCAGAACAGCCCGGAATGGCAGCTATTTATTAATGCGCTGACCACCAACCTGACGTCATTTTTCAGGGAGTCTTATCACTTCCCTATTCTGGCAGAACATGCGCGCAACCGGCCAAATTACACCGTGTGGTGTACCGCAGCATCGACCGGTGAAGAGCCTTGTTCCATCGCCATGACGCTGGATGAAACTTTGGGGCGTCCTGTGGCAGGACCGCGAGTCTGGGCAACGGATATCGACACAGAAGTATTACAGAAAGCCACGAATGCGGTGTATCGCCTGTCCGATCTCGACAGTTTAACCGCTGAACAGAAGCGAAATTATTTCCTGCGCGGCACCGGCGATCAGGAAAATCTGGTGAAAGTCAGAAAAGAATTACTGGCCAGTATCCGCTACCAGCACCTTAATTTGCTGAGCCCGAACTGGGATGTTCCGGCACCGTTTGACGCCATCTTCTGCCGTAACGTGATGATCTATTTTGATCAGAAAACGCAGGAGCAGCTGATGAAACGCTTCGCCACCATGCTCAAACCGGGAGGCATTTTGTTCGCCGGCCATTCTGAACATTTTAACAGTAAGAATGGTCCTTTCCGCCTGCGTGGTCAGTCAGTGTATTCCCTGGCACGGGAGAAATAATGAAAAAGATACGAGTACTTTGTGTTGATGATTCGGCACTCATTCGCACCATTATGAGTGACATTGTGAATCATCAGTCTGATATGGAAATGGTGGCCACAGCACCGGATCCCATCATTGCCCGGGATTTGATCAAGCGATTTAATCCGGACGTTCTGACGCTGGACGTGGAAATGCCACGGATGGACGGTCTGGACTTTCTGGAACGCCTGATGCGTCTGCGCCCTATGCCGGTGATCATGGTGTCCTCGCTGACCAGCCGGGGATCGGAAATAACACTGAGTGCTCTGGAACTGGGGGCTCTGGATTTTGTCACCAAGCCTGAAATGGGGCTGAAAGACGGCATGATGCAATATGCGGAAATTATTGCAGAAAAAATCCGCATGGCTTCCCGGGTGCTGGTCTGCCGCCGGGACCGTCATCCCAACGTCACTGCGGTGATTTCCAGCCCGCTGGTCGGCAGTGAAAAAATCATTGCGATTGGTTCCTCCACCGGCGGTACCGAAGCCTTGCGTCAGGTGCTACTTCCGATGCCGATGACCAGTCCGGGCATCGTGATTGCTCAGCATATGCCGCCCGGCTTCACGCGTTCTTTTGCAGAACGCCTCGACAACTTGTGCCAGATTTCGGTGAAAGAAGGTGAGGACGGCGACCGCGTTCTGCCGGGTCATGCCTACATTGCGCCCGGCGACCGGCACATGGAACTGATCCGCAGCGGCGCGAATTACCACATCAGACTGAATCAGGCTCCGGCGGTTAACCGCCACCGCCCTTCCGTCGATGTGCTTTTCCGGTCAGTCGCCAAATCTGCCGGCAAAAATGCAGTGGGCGCAATCCTGACCGGCATGGGCAGTGACGGTGCCCACGGATTACTGGAGATGCGCAACTCCGGCGCGCATACCCTGGCACAAAGCGAGAAAACCTGCGTGGTCTTTGGTATGCCGCGCGAGGCAATCGGGCTGGGCGCGGCGTGCGAGGTGACTGATTTACATGACATGACGCAGCACATCCTCAACGGGGTGGTGGGTCAGGCCCGGCGAATTTAACACCTGTTATGGCACCTGCTATCGGGTGTCTTTTGTTTTTCTACCGTTTTGTATTTTCACAATTTTCACCCTTTAAGGACGAGTAAATGGCAGATAAAAATTTGCGCTTTTTGGTTATCGATGATTTCGCCACCATGCGCCGCATTGTCCGCAACCTGCTTCAGGATTTGGGATTTAAGAATGTTGAAGAGGCCGAAGACGGTCAGGATGCGCTGACTAAACTGCGCGCGTCGACCTTCGACTTCGTCATCAGTGACTGGAATATGCCAAACCTGGATGGCCTGCAACTGCTTTCGGAAATGCGTAAAGACGATGCACTGAAAGCGATTCCGGTGCTGATGGTGACCGCCGAAGCGAAAAAGGAAAACATCATTGCGGCGGCACAGGCTGGCGCAAACGGATATGTGGTGAAGCCTTTCACCGCGGCAACGCTGGAAGAGAAACTCAATAAAATCTTCGAAAAACTGGGATGGTAATCAGAGGATGAATACAACAACAAACCAGGCGTCAGCAAAAAACTTCAAAGACATTTTTTCCCGCATTGGTCAGCTCACCCGTCTCCTGCGCGACAGTGTGGCTAATCTGGGTCTGGATCGCGCCATTATGGATGTGGCGGAAGCGATCCCCGATACCCGGGAACGTCTGAATTATGTCGTGGGGAAAACCTCGCAGGCAGCCGACCGCGCATTAACCTGCGTGGAAATTGCGCGCCCGCTTCAGGATTCCCTGAGCGAACAATCTTCCGGCCTGAAAGAACGCTGGGATACCTGGTTTGAAAATCCGGTTGAGCTGTCAATGGCGCGGGAACTGGTCGCAGACACACGCACCTTTCTTGATGAAACGCCGGTGATTGCCCGCCAGACCAATGAACAGCTCATGCAAATCATGATGGCTCAGGACTTTCAGGATCTGACCGGTCAGGTCATCCAGAACATGATGAAGCTTATCGAAAACGTGGAGCAGGAGCTGATTCAGGTTCTGGTAGAAAACATGCCGGGCATGATGCCAGCGTCCACCAGCGAGCCGGAAGACAGCCTGAAAAACGGGCCGCAGATCAACCAGTCCGTGGCAGGCATTGTCGCCTCGCAAGATCAGGTCGATGACCTGCTCGATTCGCTGGGATTCTAAACATCATGCGGTTCTGTTTCCTCCTCTCTTATTCTCTGCATTCCGCCCTGCGCGGTCACTTCACGGGCTGCTCTTATGTCTGAAGAAAGTGATGTAGAAAAAACAGAGGAACCCACCCCCACCAAAATATCGAAAGCCCGCGAAGAGGGGCAGGTTCCGCGGTCGAAAGAGCTGACATCTTTACTGATGCTGCTGGTGGGCTGGATGCTGATCATGCTCGGTGGCTCGCATCTGGCCGGAAAGCTCAGCTTGCTGTTGCACAACGGGCTGACCTTTGACCGTCTGGTGATGCTCGATTCCAGACTGATGCTTCTGCGCGCCGGTGAGTTATTCAGCATGGCGGTATTTTCCGTGCTGCCCATTTTAGTCGGGCTGTTTTTCACCGGGCTGGCCTCGCCGCTGTTACTGGGTGGTCTGAATATCAGCGGGAAATCATTAAAAATGGATCTCAAGCGTTTGAATCCTTTATCAGGACTCAAACGCATGTTTTCCACACAGGTGGTGTCGGAATTACTGAAAAGCCTTCTGAAAGTCACCCTGGTGGGATGTGCAGCCGGGGTTTACCTGATGAGCGCAAAATCCCACATGATCCAGCTGATTTATGAACCGGTCGTGATCGGACTGAAGGATATGCGATCGCTGGTGTCCGGCTGTCTGCTGGTGGTGATCCTGGCCCTGATCCCGCTGGTGGGTTACGACGTATTCCATCAGATCATGAGTAACCTGAAAAAGTTACGCATGAGCCGTCAGGAAATACGTGATGAATTTAAACAGCAGGAAGGCGATCCGCACGTTAAAGGACGTATAAAACAGCTGCAACGCGCCGCTGCCCGTCAGCGAATGATGGAAGACATCCCTCAGGCTGACGTGATTGTGAATAACCCGACCCACTATTCTATTGCCCTCAGCTACAAAGAGGACGGAACAGGCGCGCCAATGATGCTCGCCAAGGGCGCGGGCGATATTGCATTACGCATCCGTGAAGAAGCGGCTAAGCACAATATTCCGATGCTGGAAGCCCCGCCGCTGGCGCGTGCGCTTTACCGGCATTGCGAAATTGGCGAACAAATCCCGACCGAATTATACGGTGCCGTCGCAGAGGTTCTGGCCTGGGTATACGGCCTGAGACGCTGGAAAAAAGGCACCGGCGCGCTTCCTAAAAAACCTGAGAACCTTCCGGTGCCTGCTGCACTGGATTTTGCACAAGAGAGTCATGAGTGATGGCCAATTTAGCCACCAAATTACGTTTACCGGATTTTAAACAGACGCAATGGCAAATACTGGCAGGTCCGGTATTGATCATGACCATTCTGGCCATGATGATTTTGCCACTGCCGGCTTTCATTCTGGATTTGCTGTTTACCTTCAATATCGTGCTGTCGCTGATGATTTTGCTGGTGGCGATGTTTACGCAGAACACCCTGGAATTCTCCGCGTTTCCGACGGTGCTGCTGTTTTCCACGCTGTTGCGGCTGGCGCTGAACATTGCGTCGACCCGTATCATCCTGATGTATGGGCATACCGGTGAAGGGGCGGCCGGTCAGGTGATCGACGCATTCGGACACTTTCTGGTGGGCGGTAATTTTGCCATCGGTATCATCGTGTTCGTCATTCTGGTGATCATCAACTTCATGGTTATCACCAAAGGTGCCGGGCGTATCGCCGAAGTTGGCGCACGTTTTGTCCTCGACGGGATGCCGGGCAAACAGATGGCGATCGATGCGGATCTGAATGCCGGGATCATCGGCGAGGAAGAAGCCAAAAAGCGCCGCAGCGATGTGACGCAGGAAGCCGACTTCTACGGTTCCATGGACGGTGCCAGTAAATTCGTGCGCGGCGATGCCATCGCAGGGTTGCTGATCATGGCCATTAACGTAATCGGCGGACTGATGATCGGTACGATGCAGCACGATATGTCTTTCGCCGAAGCCGGTGCAACTTACACCCTGCTGACCATCGGTGATGGTCTGGTGGCGCAGATCCCCGGACTGGTGATTTCGACCGCCGCCGGTGTGATCGTGACCCGCGTGGCGACCGATCAGGACGTCGGCGAGCAGATGGTGGGTCAGCTGTTTAATAATCCACGCGTCATGGTGCTGGCCGCCGGTGTGATCGGCTTGCTGGGGCTGGTGCCGGGGATGCCTAACTTTGTCTTCCTGCTGTTTACCGGCGGCTTACTGGCCCTGGCCTGGTGGATGCGCGGACGTCAGACCGATAATCCGTCAGCCCGCAAACGCCCGATGAGCAAAGACGCTCAGGCGGCGGCGAAAGCCGAAGCTGACGCGGCGCAGGTCACCGAAGCCTCCTGGGCAGACGTGCAGCATGAAGATGTTCTGGGGCTGGAGGTCGGATATCGCCTGATCCCAATGGTAGACAGTGAACAGAAAGGTCAGCTGCTGACCCGTATTCGCGGGATCCGTAAGAAATTTGCTCAGGAAATGGGATTCCTGCCACCGCCGGTTCACATCCGCGACAACTTAGATCTGGCCCCGACGGATTACCGGATCCTGCTGAAAGGCGTTGAAATTGGACGCGGGGAAACTCAGCCTGAACGCTGGATGGCGATCGATCCGGGTTGTGCTGAAGGTGAATTGCCGGGTGTACCTTGTCAGGATCCGGCCTTTGGTTTACCTGCGGTGTGGATCGACGAAGTCATGCGCGAACGGGCTCAGGCGCTGGGTTACACCGTGGTTGATCCGAGTTCGGT
The Rahnella variigena genome window above contains:
- the flhB gene encoding flagellar biosynthesis protein FlhB, which encodes MSEESDVEKTEEPTPTKISKAREEGQVPRSKELTSLLMLLVGWMLIMLGGSHLAGKLSLLLHNGLTFDRLVMLDSRLMLLRAGELFSMAVFSVLPILVGLFFTGLASPLLLGGLNISGKSLKMDLKRLNPLSGLKRMFSTQVVSELLKSLLKVTLVGCAAGVYLMSAKSHMIQLIYEPVVIGLKDMRSLVSGCLLVVILALIPLVGYDVFHQIMSNLKKLRMSRQEIRDEFKQQEGDPHVKGRIKQLQRAAARQRMMEDIPQADVIVNNPTHYSIALSYKEDGTGAPMMLAKGAGDIALRIREEAAKHNIPMLEAPPLARALYRHCEIGEQIPTELYGAVAEVLAWVYGLRRWKKGTGALPKKPENLPVPAALDFAQESHE
- the flhA gene encoding flagellar biosynthesis protein FlhA, yielding MANLATKLRLPDFKQTQWQILAGPVLIMTILAMMILPLPAFILDLLFTFNIVLSLMILLVAMFTQNTLEFSAFPTVLLFSTLLRLALNIASTRIILMYGHTGEGAAGQVIDAFGHFLVGGNFAIGIIVFVILVIINFMVITKGAGRIAEVGARFVLDGMPGKQMAIDADLNAGIIGEEEAKKRRSDVTQEADFYGSMDGASKFVRGDAIAGLLIMAINVIGGLMIGTMQHDMSFAEAGATYTLLTIGDGLVAQIPGLVISTAAGVIVTRVATDQDVGEQMVGQLFNNPRVMVLAAGVIGLLGLVPGMPNFVFLLFTGGLLALAWWMRGRQTDNPSARKRPMSKDAQAAAKAEADAAQVTEASWADVQHEDVLGLEVGYRLIPMVDSEQKGQLLTRIRGIRKKFAQEMGFLPPPVHIRDNLDLAPTDYRILLKGVEIGRGETQPERWMAIDPGCAEGELPGVPCQDPAFGLPAVWIDEVMRERAQALGYTVVDPSSVIATHLNHLISLHTDELFGRQETQQLLDRLTKDMPKLVEDLIPGVISLTTFHKVLQNLLSERISIRDVRTIIDTLAEFAGTIADPDDLTAHVRIRLGRAITQKWFPGNGEMQVIGLDLNLERLLTQATQSGSAIEPGIAENIMLQTEKAIAQQEASGAPLVLLVNQPLRFMLSRFLRRVYPQLTVLSNQEISNNRNVRMSYIIGGKE